In Procambarus clarkii isolate CNS0578487 chromosome 36, FALCON_Pclarkii_2.0, whole genome shotgun sequence, one DNA window encodes the following:
- the LOC138371565 gene encoding putative uncharacterized protein ENSP00000383309 has translation MAGGWLPWETAVGGCRGWPGGWLPWEAWWVAATHSNLPRQPLTAASHGSHPRKPPTAPSHGSHPRQPPTSATHGSHPRQPPTSATHGSLPRQPPTRPPTATSHGSLPRHPPTAASHGSHPRQPPTAASHGSLPRQPPTAASHGSLPRHPPTAASHGSLPRQPPTAATLGTHPRQPPSAATLGSHPRQPPTADSHSSHPQQPPTRPPTVVSHGSLPRQPPTAATHGSHPRQPPTAASQGSHPRHPPTAATQGTLPRHPPTAPSHGTLPRQPPTAATHGSHPGHPPSAPSHGSHPRQPPTEATHGSYPRHLPTAATHGTLPRHPPTAASLGSLPRQPPTAATHGSHPRQPPTSATHGSHQRGLPRQPPTAASHGSLPRQPPTAASLGTLPRPPPTAATHGSHPRQPPTPPSAASHGSHPRQPPTADSHSSHPQQPPTRPPTAATHGSHPRQPPTAATHGSHPRQPPTAATQGTLPRQPPTAATHGSHPRQPPRAPSHGSHPRQLPTAATHGSHPGHPPSAPSHGSHPRQPPTEATHGTLPRQPPTAPSHGSLPRQPPTAATHGSHPRQPPSAATHGSHPRQPPTAATHGSHPRQPPSAASLGSLPRQPPSAATLSSHPRQPPTAATQGTLPRHPPTAASLGSLPRQPPSVATQGTLPRQQPTAATHGSHPRQPPTAASLSSHPRQPPSAATHGSLPRQPPTAATHGSLPRQPPSAATLSSHPQKPPTAATHGSHPGHPPTAPSHGSHPRQPPTAASLGSHPR, from the exons ATGGCTGGAGGGTGGCTGCCGTGGGAGACTGCCGTGGGAGGCTGCCGTGGGTGGCCTGGTGGGTGGCTGCCGTGGGAGGCCTGGTGGGTGGCAGCCACCCACAGCAACCTCCCACGGCAGCCTCTCACGGCAGCCTCCCACGGCAGCCACCCTCGGAAGCCACCCACAGCACCCTcccacggcagccacccacgTCAGCCACCCACGTcagccacccacggcagccaccctcggcagccacccacgtcagccacccacggcagcctCCCTCGGCAGCCACCAACGAGGCCTCCCACGGCAACCTCCCACGGCAGCCTCCCTCGGCACCCTCCCACGGCCGCCTcccacggcagccacccacggcagcctcccacggcagcctcccacggcagcctcccacggcagccacccacggcagcctCCCACGGCAGCCTCCCTCGGCACCCACCCACGGCAGCCTCCCACGGCAGCCTCCCACGGCAGCCTCCCACGGCAGCCACCCTCGGCACccacccacggcagccacccTCGGCAGCCACCCTCGGCAGCCACCCtcggcagccacccacggcagACTCCCACAGCAGCCACCCACAGCAGCCACCCACCAGGCCTCCCACGGTAGTCTCCCACGGTAGTCTcccacggcagccacccacggcagccacccacggcagccacccacggcagccacccacggcagcctCCCAAGGCAGCCACCCACGGCACCCTCCCACGGCAGCCACCCAGGGCACCCTCCCACGGCACCCTCCCACGGCACCCTCCCACGGCACCCTcccacggcagccacccacggcagcTACCCACGGCAGCCACCCAGGGCACCCTCCCTCGGCACCCTcccacggcagccacccacggcagccacccacggAAGCTACCCACGGAAGCTACCCACGGCACCTTcccacggcagccacccacggcacCCTCCCACGGCACCCTCCCACGGCAGCCTCCCTCGGCAGCCTCCCtcggcagccacccacggcagccacccacggcagccacccacggcagccacccacgtcagccacccacggcagccaccAACGAGGCCTcccacggcagccacccacggcagcctCCCACGGCAGCCTCCCACGGCAGCCTCCCACGGCAGCCTCCCTCGGCACCCTCCCACGGCCGCCGCCCACGGCAGCTacccacggcagccacccacggcagccacccacg ccaccctcggcagcctcccacggcagccaccctcggcagccacccacggcagACTCCCACAGCAGCCACCCACAGCAGCCACCCACCAGGCCTcccacggcagccacccacggcagccacccacggcagccacccacggcagccacccacggcagccacccacggcagccacccacggcagccacccaGGGCACCCTcccacggcagccacccacggcagccacccacggcagccacccacggcagccacccaGGGCACCCTcccacggcagccacccacggcagctacccacggcagccacccacggcagccacccaGGGCACCCTCCCTCGGCACCCTcccacggcagccacccacggcagccacccacggAAGCTACCCACGGCACCCTcccacggcagccacccacggcacCCTCCCACGGTAGCCTCCCtcggcagccacccacggcagccacccacggcagccacccacggcagcctccctcagcagccacccacggcagccaccctcggcagccacccacggcagccacccacggcagccacccacggcagcctCCCTCGGCAGCCTCCCTCGGCAGCCTCCCTCGGCAGCCACCCTCAGCAGCCACCCTCAgcagccacccacggcagccacccacggcagccacccaGGGCACCCTCCCACGGCACCCACCCACGGCAGCCTCCCTCGGCAGCCTCCCTCGGCAGCCACCCTCGGTAGCCACCCAGGGCACCCTCCCACGGCAGCAacccacggcagccacccacggcagccacccacggcagccacccacggcagcctccctcagcagccacccacggcagccaccctcggcagccacccacggcagcctcccacggcagccacccacggcagccacccacggcagcctCCCTCGGCAGCCTCCCTCGGCAGCCACCCTCAGCAGCCACCCTCAGAagccacccacggcagccacccacggcagccacccaGGGCACCCTCCCACGGCACCCTcccacggcagccacccacggcagccacccacggcagcctCCCTCGGCAGCCACCCTCGGTAG